One Aquila chrysaetos chrysaetos chromosome 22, bAquChr1.4, whole genome shotgun sequence genomic window carries:
- the LOC115334361 gene encoding toll-like receptor 2: protein MNVAALLLLGLGLLEAEGRCFFNRTQEHCVCYNLSQESVSSIIQCLPASVVEFLGGELERYIAFPIGNLDPSAIEMLGSLVIRKIIFGDLLVPEILLARVLRLFSYTQVQELVFERCIFEGRGNWDEMARQDLPILSLHFHNVTSAPLTGREQDFSSLSSWLETLQELAVTGSHVTTLPCGIGRVFRALRSLDMAQNSVGDESLMLAFCKGAFPQLQVLSLQRNNLTSYHSVCESVQLLPELQHLDLSQNKLMADLSSSCQWPASLRIFNLSDTGLDKVLTPLPPSLEVLDMGCNHLHTVDISLSSLKKLFLSQNMLQASPSIRNCPMLETLHLDNNLITELPWDEVKLLGRLWDVAAAGNPYNCSCSGAGGVQALAGMGHLGQGWPQDYMCHSPPHYQGRLVKDVPVSVLQCNSAAVIAPVCVALALLGVAGAVCLVRSRPGLARPCRKV, encoded by the coding sequence ATGAATGtggctgctctcctcctcctggggctggggctgttgGAGGCAGAAGGCAGGTGTTTCTTCAATCGCACTCAGGAGCACTGTGTGTGCTATAACCTGTCCCAGGAAAGCGTAAGCAGCATCATCCAGTGCCTCCCAGCCTCTGTTGTGGAGTTTTTGGGGGGAGAGCTGGAGAGATACATAGCCTTCCCAATCGGCAACCTGGACCCCTCTGCCATTGAAATGCTGGGCTCCCTTGtcatcaggaaaataatttttggtgATCTCCTGGTGCCTGAGATACTCCTTGCCCGAGTCCTGAGGCTCTTCTCCTACACCCAGGTGCAGGAGCTGGTGTTTGAGCGCTGCATTTTCGAGGGGAGAGGCAACTGGGATGAAATGGCCCGCCAGGACTTGCCCATATTGTCCCTGCACTTCCACAACGTGACATCTGCCCCGCTGACAGGCCGTGAGCAGGACTTCTCTAGTCTAAGCAGCTGGCTGGAGAccctgcaggagctggctgtCACCGGCTCCCATGTCACCACCCTGCCCTGTGGCATCGGAAGGGTGTTCAGAGCTCTGCGCTCCCTGGACATGGCACAAAACAGCGTTGGGGATGAGAGCTTGATGCTCGCCTTCTGCAAGGGGGCTTTCCCTCAGCTTCAGGTACTGAGTCTGCAACGCAACAACCTGACATCCTACCACAGCGTGTGTGAAAGcgtgcagctgctgcctgagctCCAGCATCTAGATCTCAGCCAGAACAAGCTCATGGCAGAcctgtcctcctcctgccagtgGCCAGCGTCCCTCCGAATTTTTAACTTGTCCGACACTGGCTTGGATAAAGTCCTCACACCTCTGCCTCCCAGTCTAGAAGTGTTGGACATGGGCTGCAACCACCTCCATACTGTAGACATCTCCCTTAGCTCCCTGAAGAAGCTCTTCCTGAGCCAAAACATGCTGCAGGCTTCCCCCTCCATCAGGAATTGCCCCATGTTGGAGACCCTCCACCTGGACAACAACTTGATCACAGAGCTGCCATGGGATGAGGTGAAGCTCCTGGGGCGCCTGTGGGATGTGGCTGCGGCCGGCAACCCCTACAACTGCTCGTGctccggggccgggggggtccAGGCGCTGGCGGGCATGGGGCACCTTGGGCAGGGCTGGCCCCAGGACTACATGTGTCACTCCCCACCTCACTACCAGGGCAGGCTGGTGAAGGACGTGCCGGTCTCGGTGCTGCAGTGTAACAGTGCTGCAGTGATTGCCCCTGTCTGCGTTGCCCTCGCCCTGCTTGGGGTAGCCGGGGCCGTCTGCCTGGTCAGATCCAGGCCTGGGCTCGCCCGGCCCTGCCGCAAAGTGTGA